The Stieleria maiorica genome includes the window GATTCCGACTTGCAGGCCTCCACGGACATCGAAATCCTGACCCGCATTTTGAATAATCTGATCGGCGTCGCCGGACGCATGAACGACGGGGAGGCGATGCTTCGCTACTGTGACGCCATCGTCGCGGTCAATCCCGACGAACCACGCTACCGGATGATGCGCGCCCAGCTGCGTGGGATGACCGGGCGGATCAATTTGGCGCTTGAAGACGTCGAGATGATGCTGCAACACGATCCTCCGGAACTCGATCGCGGCGCGACCGAGCGGCTTCGCGATGCACTGATCGAGCGTTTGTGATTGCAGCAGCCGGTGGCGAAAACGCGCCAATAAGCGTGTCGAATCGTCGCGAGACACGCGGGCGTACGATGCCCACGCGTAAACTCGGCTATGCTAAAGCGTTGCATCCGAGCGCGTTTTCTGTGGCGGTCTCTGAGATCTGTGCGAGGATGGCGAATCCAAAGCCAGCAGATGATGTCGACGCAGAGTGTTTCTTCCCCGGTCATCGGCGGTCTTGCTGAAGGCAAGAAACTGGGACTTGCGTCGCATCTGATTTTGATCGGCGCGCTGGCTGCCGTTTATTACGCGACCGCCCGCGCGGGGCTTTTGTTCGCGATCCCTCCGGGCAATGCCACCGCGGTCTGGCCTCCGTCGGGGATCGCACTGGGCGGTCTCTTGTTGGGCGGTTTGTCGATTACACCGGGGATCTGGATCGGCTCGTTCCTGGTCAATACCGGGACAGGGGTTTCGCCGGTGACGGCTGGGATCATTGCAACGGGAAATACCGCGGCGGCACTGGTCGCGTTTGCACTTTGTCGACGGTTTCTCAGCCTGGACGCTCCATTTCGTCGAGCCGCCTGTGGATTCCGTCTCTTTGCGATCGCTGCGGTGGCGTGTTTGTTGGCGGCCACGCTCGGTTCGGGAAGCCTGGCGATCAACGGCTACATTTCCGAGGGTCAATTCGGGTCGAACTGGTCGACCTGGTGGCTGGGAGACCTTGCCGGTGTGATGCTTCTGTCGCCGTTGTTCATGTTGTTCGGAGCGCGGCATCAATCGCAAGTCCCCTCCCATGCGTTGTTTGGCGCGCTGGTGTCGCTCGTGGTGCTGGGGGTGATCAGCCTGGCGATCTTTGGCAGTTGGCTTCCGGAGGAATTCTCCGAGGGGTTGTTGTATTTGCCATTGATTGCGTTGTTTTGGTTGTTGCTCCGATTCCCACCGATTGTCGTTTTCGGCGGCAACCTGCTGATCGCGGTGATTGCTGTCCACTACACCTCCAGGGGCTCTGGGCCGTTTGCGACCGAAGTGGTCGCCAATTCACTGTTCGAGTTGCAGTTCTTTATGACGGTCTACGCGCTGACGACGCTTGCCCTGATCGGAGTACTATCCAGCCAACGGGAGGCAGAAAATCGGGAGTCTCAATTGGCGGCCAAGGTCAAAGCCGACGAAGCAATGCGGAAAAAGGAGAGCGAATTGGCGCATGTCGCCCGCCTGGCAACCATGGGAGAATTGGTCGCCGGGATCGCACATGAAGTGAACCAGCCGTTGTACGCAATCGCCAACTACGCCGCGGCGAGCGAGAGCATG containing:
- a CDS encoding MASE1 domain-containing protein, producing MMSTQSVSSPVIGGLAEGKKLGLASHLILIGALAAVYYATARAGLLFAIPPGNATAVWPPSGIALGGLLLGGLSITPGIWIGSFLVNTGTGVSPVTAGIIATGNTAAALVAFALCRRFLSLDAPFRRAACGFRLFAIAAVACLLAATLGSGSLAINGYISEGQFGSNWSTWWLGDLAGVMLLSPLFMLFGARHQSQVPSHALFGALVSLVVLGVISLAIFGSWLPEEFSEGLLYLPLIALFWLLLRFPPIVVFGGNLLIAVIAVHYTSRGSGPFATEVVANSLFELQFFMTVYALTTLALIGVLSSQREAENRESQLAAKVKADEAMRKKESELAHVARLATMGELVAGIAHEVNQPLYAIANYAAASESMLASCDVRQNDRLCDLNRQISDQAVRAGEIIRRMRGFVKKSGDQRTVFSISDAVDEACSLLDAEARLQTIAVNAHPESTVPVCVCADRIQIEQVFINLIRNAIDAMGESDGDKRVVTVRTVVVENEVQVSVIDRGIGITQSSLTDVFAPFFTTKQNGMGMGLAISRTIVEAHGGRIWASPGTDDGAVFTVALPIDKSGADGR